GAACAGGTGCTCACCAGAGTGGGCATACATGTGCCGCACAAGGTGCTGACGATGCTTGAACGTCTTCTCGCAGACGGCACACTTGTAAGGGCGGTCGGCGCTGTGAGTGCGCTGGTGATGAGCCAGGTGGGATGCCTGGCTAAAGCTCTTATCACAGGTGTTGCACTTATAGGGTTTTTCACCAGTGTGCACACGCTCGTGACGAGACAGTTCGGACAGGTGACGGAAAGCCTTGGAGCACACAGAGCACTTGTAGGGCCTGTCAGAACCCTGGAAGGCAGTAGAAGAAGAGGAGCCCATAGCTGCTCCACTACTGGAGGACTCTCCCGTGGAAGCCTGCTGGGGGTTTGAGGAGGCAGAACCCGGCCTGTAGGTCTTCTCACATATGGAGCATTTCATGGGGTTGTTGCCGTTCTGATGCTCATTGTGATGTTGAGCTAAAGAGGTGAGAAGCGAAAATCCCATCTTGCACACGCCGCACACAAAGGGTTTTTGCTCCACCTGGACGCACTGATGCTCCAGCAGGTCAGTGGCCTGATTGAAGATCTTCATGCACTGGGTGCACTGAAACGAGCGGTCTTGGCTCACCATGCACTGATGCTCATGAGGGTTTGCAAGGTGGGATATATCATGGCCGCAGGCCCCGCACTTGTGCCCACCCTCGCTCCCGACTTGCAGAGAGGGCTGCTGGGCTGGCACCGGGTGCTGTTGAGTATGCTGGCTGTGTTGGGACTGCTGCAAAGCTGGATCGGCCGGCAGGACGATGCCGTACACAGCGCTGCCCAGGGGGTTCTCAGCCCCTTGAAGAAGGGGATGCGCAACAGGAGGGGGGGCCACTGCATGCTGCTGCTGCCATGCCTCGGTCATCCTTCCGCTGTACATGTATGGACTCACTCAAGGGGAACACAACGGGACTGATGTGGACAGGCGCTGTGGAAAGTTCACCAGAGATATATTGTGGGCGTGGCGTTGTTGTTTTTGGATGGAGAATCACTCCAGTTACATTATTTGAAATGTAAAATTGTCCCAGAGTGGGTATAATATACACACACCATGTGTAATGCTGTGGTGCACCTgccaagagaaaaaaaacagcacaaaattatttttaatgttatgttattgttgttttttttttttacagtactgtgCCTTTGTCTTTATTATCTGTTGCAGAAAGTAAACCTagctatttacagtatattaatctAAGATACCTAACCTAGCTAAAAAGCtaacatcatacacacacaaatacacacacacaatcaatggCAAATGGTTCAAGGTAATAAGAGCCAGCTAGCtaaataactagttaactaacctaGCAAGCTTCTAGCTAACTAAATGTTCTTCTGCAAAACATAACTAACTAAATACATCAAAAACATCACACATAAtgcaagaaaaagtaaaaatagtGGAGAAATAGTATTGGAAATATAGGGTTAAACACGGTGTTAAATTGCctgctagctagctttttagcatctttagccgactagaaaaaaaaggtaaaatcaaTTTTTTGGGTTTTCTATGCAAAATATAGCCCTCAGATgttacacaaaataataaaagcaatgtCTATGCAGCTAACAGTGCAGGACATGCGTGCATTAGTCGCGAAACTACAGATTAACGCCAATATTTCGTTATTTTTTCGCAGTTTTCAGACGCCAActttagctagcctgctagcttcGATCAGCAGGAGCCGCTAGCTCGGCTAATGCCCTTCCTCTCGCCGTCTGGAGCTCCGCTAACCTCGGCAAACTGcaaaaaacgagcaaggagaggAGCAGAAAACCAGTAATCTAACTGTAAGGATCACAAAGCCTCTGCACACAAAGGCGTTCGTTCACACAACACCACCGGCCACAGCCACGGCTCCGTCCCTCCGCTGTGAGCCTACACCGCGGCTAGCTAACGCTACAGCAGCCTAGCCGCCGCCGCTGCGCTCCCCGACATGTCGCTATCTCGCTGTTTTTCTCCCCGAATCCTCGATTCACTACCTTATTTTTTCGGTGATCCAGCGAATTCAGGACGGCGTTGATTCAGAAGGAAAAGGAAATCAGGCGATGAGCCGCTGCCGGTACAGAAGGCCCAAATAAATGTGACGCATCGGACCTCGGTGTGCAGCCCCCCCTGAGCAAGGCTGCCACCCAAATCATATGGGCGGATTCAAAGCGAAGGGATCCGATTTCCCAAAAAATAGCACGGAGCCTTCTCCCGATTCCCCCATTTCCCCAAAACCCGCTTTAGAAAGCTTCCCGAAGCCGAATAAAGCTTTATCAAGTCTGAAATATTACATTAAACCTGTCAAAATAAGACACCCGGGGAAACGGAGAACTGAGCCGGTTTAATGACATGGCTATAACCAGAGAACTGCAGTCCGCACTCGGTAGACACAACATTCAGATTAAATTACGGATAAAATTCACATTATCGGCTGAAGAAACATATACACAAgattggttttatatatatatatatatatatatatatatatatatatatatatatatatatatatatatatatatatatatatatgtgtgtgtgtgtgtgtgtgtgtgtatatatatatatatatatgagaccagtttctgaatcagtttctttgattttgctatatgtatatgtttaagtaaaatgagtattgttgttttattctataaacttaatttctcgcaaattccaaataaaaatattgtcatttagagcatttatctgcataacatgagaaatggctgaaatagaagAAAACATTCattgtattcataaagtttcaagtgtttagaaatcaatatttggtggaagaaccctggtttttaatcatagttgtatgcatgcattttggcatgttctcctccaccagtcttacacactgcttttggataactttatgccaaaaattcaagcagttcagcttggttttatggcttgtgatcatccatcttcctcttgatcatattccagaagttttcaatttggtaaaataaaaaaaatacatatttttccacacatatatatatatatatatatgtatctgctCCTGCTGCTCATATATGCATTTGTATTTGATCAAATGTTTCATTGTGGTACTATATATTATCCACatgttctttatatattttctttatatctttacagatttcttttgtctctttcttttgtGAAACTTTAATATCAAGAAAGatgacctgagtaaatataatttattaatggaacaaaaatctattaaaaccaacctggccctatgtgacaAAGTATTTGTCCTCTAAACTACCTAATACTTTTGGTTGTGCtccccttggcggcaacaactacAATCAAACATTTGCAATAACTTTTggtctttttttctttacaattttTGTAGTCAGGGTTTTTGAGCATGTAAAACCTTCTTAAAGGCATGCATTTCACACATcacaatcagactttgactaggccacttaaaaaaaaattatttgtttttattttctgggTTTCTTTCTGACCCataagttgtccatgccctttttttAGTAGTTTCAGTAGGCgtgtcactcctgggaaggttttcaaatgttctatgttttctccatATGTAAATAATAGCTGGTTCCTCCCAAAGTTTCTTCTTCTTAGTATTAGTGAGTTTTTCATATTGCCACTTTCATTCTGGTGCTTACTCATAAAAAGCTTAGATCCATATCTGTGTAAAGTTGCTTTGGGCAACATGTGTTGTATACAGCGCAAtatcaatacattttaattgaaCTGAGTTTAATTGTTGTTTCTTCTagtgtgtgggtttcctccaggtaaAAAAATGGCTGGATTGGCTGGATAGATTTAACACTGGCCCAAATCCTTTTTTCGTTGtgcatgcattttcccattgATCCAGTAAAGACTGCAGACAGCATCATAACctcaaacattttattaattttccaCATAACTTGGAAACAATCTCATAAATCATTGCGTAAGAAAGGGCATGCTTGGGCATGCAATGATTTCACAACATGATGATGTCACTGGATGAGtagtataaaatatacagtagcaGTTATCATTCATTAATTTAGATGATTTTTCAGTCAGGTCCCACTGAGAAACATAagctggcattttttttttacactgctttCAAGTCCCTATTGTCACCTAAAGTTGCtggacagagagacaggcagaaaTTCACACAGAATAACAGCAGAAGAAAACAGGCCAACAAACATGCTGTAAAAATCTCCACAGGCTCGAGTGTTCTAAAGCCAACTTATTCAGTTCGGACGTGGGTCGGGATAGACACAGATAGACCGTTCCATGCCTCGTTATGTGTCATCACCTATACAAAGCCTGCTTGCTGggatgattttttttctcaattaaaaAGGCACTCAGCATTATCAATGATATCTTGCAAACTGTTAAAAGAGACTAACTGTTCagtaatatagaatatatattgaAAGCAGTGGTCAAAAGGTAACAGTCTCAAACTTTACAGAGCATGAGCCAGAATACTCAACCACTGATGCACCTCTGTTGTGGTTCATGTCATATAGCAAGTAATGATGTGTTTTACAAAGAAACAACTTATTTTCTTTAGTAGCGAGTTCAGCATAGTCGTGTATAGCCAGtgaatgtgtgtttaatgtgaagtaaaacaaacaacaaagcgactgactgactgactgactgaattgTGCTGACATTCAGTGACGATGCTAAATGGGCTCGTATCAGTGGAAGAAGGAAGAACGCTGCGGGCTTACCCCGTTCGCTATATATGtatgagtgtatgggtgtgtttgcgtgtttgtgtgtgtgtttggatataaatgaagaaaaaataaaacagatcatGATGAAGCCCTTTAAGATAGCTCTTACCTCAGACAGAGATCGCAATATCTGGGTATGGAGATGCATGAACGTATGCATGAGTGGTTGCAGCGGTCCTATAGGGCTGTACCCTGGGATATCAGTGAGtgtggagtggagtgtgtgtggtctTTGACTGGCTAGTTACATATCAGTGCCTTCTTTTAAGCACTTAACCACCTCACATGCGCTACAACATTTTTTTGTACACAAAACCACAAAAAGACCGTCTCACTAAACTATACAGTCTTACTGCTCAGGAAAAAACGGGCCTGATGTGccattaaaaagaaagaaaccacTCTGTAAAAAGAGATTAAAGGTATGATATGATAAATTATATCAGGCAATACTGTATCTTTGAAAACCTAAACGTGTGCAATATTTTCAGTCCTAAAGAATACTGTGGATGGGCCTTTACGTATATTATGGATAAGGAAAACATAAGCAAATATACCTAATAATGGATAATAATGGAAATATATCATTAATGGAACCACAAAATAAACTTACAATTTACAATGGACCTGTCCAACATACATGGACTTGACTAATGTAAATTCTGGGTTCCTTACATAACGAAGTGGTGCTAAATGTGCATCATGTGCATATCTTACTTTTTGATAATAGTAAGTGCTGTTATTAACATTCTCTAGGCCattatgtttaaataaagaaatgaatgaaCAAAATGGCTACACCGATGTTGAGTAAAATCACCATGATCACCAGGACAGAGCTGGAGCCCTGCAGAAAGAAGAAGGGGGGAAATTTGAATTAGCCACAGGAGAAAATATGCTAATACTAAATTAACAAATATCAATTGCAATTCAGTCCCAATTGGTCATGTACTTGTACTTACTGAGTTGGTTTTGACCAGGTTCAGATGCTCTCCGTCATGTTCCAGTGTGATTGGAGAGGATGTTAAAGGGGGAGACAGGGTGACATCTCTGTGCAATGGCCATTCCTCCAGTTCTACCCCAACATTCAGGCTGTCCAGCATCTGCACAGAGTCCACAGACCCTTCCCTGGCCATGTCGCTCCACTCTTTACCGTCCTGGTTGCGCTGACGCAGTCTCTGCGAATTGTGCCCTTGGAGACTCTGACATTCCGTGCCTGAGCCGAAGTgctgctgggaaatggagtctatAGGCTGGAACCTCATTTCCACCCGATAGTCGTCCagcttttcttcctctttctctggcAGCTGTGAGTGGCAGGGGATCCACTGGGAAGAGTTCTCAACAGTCCATCCCAGAGAGGAGCTGCTGGCTCCACGCTCTGGTGGCTGGTAGTCATTCAAGCTAGACTCACCAACTGTGTGGTTGTTGAAGGACTGGCTTGGTTTGTGATTGGAGTGGACATGCTCATGTGGTTTGCGATAGGAAGATACATGCTCTCGGGGGTTGTAATGGGAGGATATGCGGTCTTGGGGTTTTGCATGTGTGGAGATATGCTCCTTTGGTTTGTGATTGGAGGACGAATGCTCGTGGGTTTTGTGATTGGACAAGTTATGACCCAAGGCCTTGTGATTGGAATACGTGTGCACCTGTGGTTTGAGCTTGGAAGATTTGTGGTCCACAGAGTTGTGACTGGGCGGAATATGCTCCCATTCTCTATGATTGGAGATTGCATATTCCCTGGACTTGTGGTTGGAGGATGCATGCTTCCAGGGCTTTTGGTTGGAGGACACGTGATCCCACACTTTCTCTGAGGAGACATGCTCAATGGTCTTGTGATTGGAAGAGCCGTTCTCCCAGGTGTGATGAGTCGAGTGTTGAGAGTTTTGCTCATGTCCATTGATATGACCGATCTCCTCCTCCAGTAGGGATGGGGTAGTGGAGCGGCTACTGTCTCCTTTGCTGCCCCGTCGGTTGGGGTACATGTCGGCAGTCCAACTGTTGGCTCCACCCCGTCCTTTGTCCATGCCTCTTCCTTCCACCAGAACCTGAATCTCTGCCCCTCCCTGTTCGTCCACGGCACTCTGGCGCATGAAGCAGGCGCTCCTGGCACGGTGAGATGGTGGGGTACAGGGAGGTGAGGAGGGGCTGCTCAGGACTGGGCTGATGTCTGGGGTCTGGACTGGGGGAGTTGTGTCTGGCGTGCAGAGCTCTGGGCTGTCGGTCCCTGTGGAAATCACTTCCAtgtctttctcttttctgtcttGACGCTTTGGTCTCTGGCACTCCAGTCCTGGGGGAGGGTAAGAAATATATTTTAGTCCTTTTGATAAAAATATGACCGAGAAGAACCCCTGATCTACACAATTCGGTATCTTTCATTTAATAACACAAGTAGTCAAGCTTGTTTTGTAGATGAGAAACCTCTACCAGAAGCAGAATTCAAAATCTCTGTTTTAAGTTCAAACGTCAAGTGAGACTTTTTCCTTGCATTAAATTACTTATGCCCCTTTTAGACATGCAAACGGTATTCTGCCAGCCCCCTAGTACAAAGTCTGGGTAATGTTAAAGTAAGCCCATATGTGAACAGAGCAGTTACCTTCCTGGATAACTCACAGCAGGTTTGTTGTTGATGTAGAAGCAGTTGGAGTGCACTGTAAATGTTACGTTATGCCATGCCTCCTGCATGTGCTACACAGGCACCGCCTCTTGCCTAAACCATGTGAAACATTTTCTGCACTGTAAATGGGTCTGACACATAAATGTTCTGCTGACTCTACAGCTGCGAATGGGTCCTGATTCTCTAGACATTTCCTGAGTACATTTGTGTGCACTTTACAAATGCTACATACTGTCCTAG
The DNA window shown above is from Astyanax mexicanus isolate ESR-SI-001 chromosome 16, AstMex3_surface, whole genome shotgun sequence and carries:
- the jph3a gene encoding junctophilin-3, which gives rise to MSTGGRFDFDDGGSYCGGWEQGKAHGQGVCTGPQGQGEYAGAWSHGFEVLGAYTWPSGNSYQGTWAQGKRHGIGVETKGRWEYKGEWTQGFKGRYGRLESTGSGARYEGTWSNGLQDGYGSETYSDGGTFQGQWLSGMRHGYGVRQSVPYGMAAVIFSPLRTSINSLRSEHSEGAPKPDDGSAVSGVAGSPVGRGGFVLCAQSDAERQRKRKGRFRQSILSGLKLRRSESKSSLASQLSKQSSFCSEAGMSTVSSAASDINSNVSLGDVEMGGSVDATVTETYVGEWRNDMRTGWGISHRSDGLRYEGEWFGNKRHGYGCTTFPDGTKEEGKYKQNVLVSGKRKNLIPLRTSKIREKVDRAVEAAEKAAEIAKQKSEIALSRTSHARGKAEAAEGVAQRALEECRLARIIAKELSPSFHHYGNGLECQRPKRQDRKEKDMEVISTGTDSPELCTPDTTPPVQTPDISPVLSSPSSPPCTPPSHRARSACFMRQSAVDEQGGAEIQVLVEGRGMDKGRGGANSWTADMYPNRRGSKGDSSRSTTPSLLEEEIGHINGHEQNSQHSTHHTWENGSSNHKTIEHVSSEKVWDHVSSNQKPWKHASSNHKSREYAISNHREWEHIPPSHNSVDHKSSKLKPQVHTYSNHKALGHNLSNHKTHEHSSSNHKPKEHISTHAKPQDRISSHYNPREHVSSYRKPHEHVHSNHKPSQSFNNHTVGESSLNDYQPPERGASSSSLGWTVENSSQWIPCHSQLPEKEEEKLDDYRVEMRFQPIDSISQQHFGSGTECQSLQGHNSQRLRQRNQDGKEWSDMAREGSVDSVQMLDSLNVGVELEEWPLHRDVTLSPPLTSSPITLEHDGEHLNLVKTNSGSSSVLVIMVILLNIGVAILFIHFFI